In Raphanus sativus cultivar WK10039 unplaced genomic scaffold, ASM80110v3 Scaffold0576, whole genome shotgun sequence, one genomic interval encodes:
- the LOC130502466 gene encoding wall-associated receptor kinase 5-like gives MKVQKLILVATCFYLAYTQLVDGQPRNDCQTSCGNVTIEYPFGISQGCYYADDPSFNLTCNKEKLFFRLNLEVISISHSGELRAMNNISYTCYDSQGTLSDEDFYLYRLANVSLSNKNKFTIVGCNAYAYLTTYGIQNYSTGCISGCDSQPAANGGCKGAGCCSTDVSVPSDSNRFRIRSFRLQNTTSVYDFSPCKYAFLAENGTFDFDALRDLKNLRNVTQFPMVLDWSIGNQTCEQVGNTSLC, from the coding sequence ATGAAGGTGCAGAAACTGATCTTGGTGGCTACTTGCTTCTACCTTGCATATACGCAGCTGGTCGATGGGCAACCTCGCAACGACTGCCAAACTAGTTGTGGCAACGTCACAATTGAGTACCCTTTTGGCATTTCTCAAGGTTGTTACTATGCCGACGATCCTAGTTTCAATCTCACCTGTAACAAAGAGAAGCTATTCTTTCGACTTAATCTTGAGGTCATCAGCATTTCTCACAGCGGGGAACTACGCGCCATGAACAATATTTCTTACACTTGCTACGATAGCCAGGGAACTTTGAGTGACGAGGATTTTTACCTTTACAGGCTGGCTAATGTATCTCTCTCCAACAAAAACAAGTTTACTATAGTAGGCTGTAACGCTTACGCATATCTGACCACTTATGGAATCCAAAATTACTCAACTGGATGCATATCAGGATGTGACTCTCAACCCGCGGCAAATGGAGGGTGTAAAGGTGCAGGTTGCTGCAGTACAGACGTCTCTGTGCCGTCGGATAGCAACAGATTCCGAATTCGCTCATTTCGTTTGCAGAACACGACTTCTGTGTATGACTTCAGTCCTTGCAAATATGCCTTTCTCGCCGAAAACGGTACTTTTGACTTCGATGCTTTGAGAGATCTTAAGAACCTACGGAATGTAACTCAGTTCCCTATGGTACTGGACTGGTCTATTGGAAACCAGACATGCGAGCAAGTTGGAAACACAAGCCTATGCG